In Lentilitoribacter sp. Alg239-R112, the following proteins share a genomic window:
- a CDS encoding aminotransferase class III-fold pyridoxal phosphate-dependent enzyme, whose product MDGLNNQNDFSDVVENDRAHVWHHLTQHKKFDESDPLIVIEGKGLRVWNQAGRSHLDSVSGGVWTVNVGYGRETIANAVRDQLVKMNFFGNTVGSVPAANFSERLISKMPGMKRVYYANSGSEANEKAYKIVRQIAHNKYGGKKHKILYRERDYHGTTITALSSCGQEERKAQYGPFTPGFVSVPHCLEYRSQWGDVEDYGIRAANAIEEVILREGADTVGALILEPVTAGGGVIVPPKGYWDRVQEICKEHDVLLIIDEVVCGMGRTGEWFGYQHYGIEPDMVTMAKGVASGYAAISCCVTTEAVFNEFKSTPDDHMSYFRDISTFGGCTAGPAAALENMRILEDENLLENTNVMGAYLVEKLEELKGKHELIGDVRGKGLFCGAELVTNRDTKEAAPEALVQKIVGRCMSEHAVIMGMTNRSLPGFNNTLCMSPALICTKDDIDEMVAAIDESITFATS is encoded by the coding sequence ATGGATGGCTTGAACAATCAGAATGACTTTAGTGATGTCGTCGAAAATGACCGCGCTCATGTATGGCATCATCTCACACAACATAAAAAGTTCGACGAAAGTGATCCCCTGATCGTAATAGAGGGCAAGGGCTTGCGTGTATGGAACCAGGCTGGTCGCTCGCATCTGGATTCAGTGTCCGGTGGCGTTTGGACTGTTAATGTAGGCTATGGTCGAGAAACCATTGCAAATGCCGTTCGAGATCAACTCGTCAAAATGAACTTTTTTGGCAATACTGTTGGCAGCGTTCCAGCGGCCAACTTTTCTGAGCGCCTGATTAGCAAAATGCCGGGCATGAAGCGTGTCTACTACGCAAATTCCGGATCAGAAGCGAATGAAAAAGCCTATAAAATTGTACGCCAAATCGCGCACAACAAATATGGCGGCAAGAAGCATAAGATTTTATACCGTGAGCGTGACTACCACGGTACAACAATCACGGCCCTTTCCTCTTGTGGACAAGAAGAGCGCAAAGCACAATATGGTCCCTTCACACCAGGTTTTGTTTCTGTTCCGCATTGTCTGGAATATCGTTCACAATGGGGCGACGTTGAGGATTATGGTATTCGCGCTGCGAATGCGATCGAGGAAGTTATTTTACGTGAAGGTGCGGACACTGTTGGCGCTCTTATCCTTGAACCAGTCACCGCTGGCGGCGGCGTTATTGTTCCGCCAAAAGGCTACTGGGATCGCGTGCAAGAAATCTGCAAAGAGCATGACGTTCTTCTAATCATTGACGAAGTGGTCTGCGGAATGGGCCGCACAGGCGAGTGGTTTGGCTACCAGCACTATGGTATTGAACCAGATATGGTAACAATGGCAAAAGGTGTTGCGTCAGGCTATGCAGCGATTTCTTGCTGTGTAACAACAGAAGCGGTCTTCAATGAATTCAAAAGCACACCTGATGACCACATGAGCTATTTCCGCGATATTTCAACATTTGGCGGATGTACTGCTGGTCCCGCAGCTGCTCTTGAAAATATGCGTATTCTCGAAGACGAAAACCTTCTTGAAAACACCAATGTAATGGGTGCATACCTTGTTGAAAAACTCGAAGAGCTTAAAGGCAAGCACGAGTTAATCGGCGACGTTCGTGGTAAGGGTCTTTTCTGTGGAGCCGAACTCGTTACCAACCGCGATACCAAAGAAGCGGCCCCCGAAGCGCTAGTGCAAAAGATCGTTGGTCGCTGCATGTCAGAACACGCTGTGATCATGGGTATGACAAACAGATCACTTCCTGGTTTTAACAATACGCTTTGCATGAGCCCGGCATTGATCTGTACAAAAGACGATATTGACGAAATGGTAGCCGCGATTGATGAATCGATTACTTTCGCTACATCTTGA
- a CDS encoding extensin family protein: MSSITPLSTTPTSVPQLPPMISSLDGPTPEGQTQPEQRKEVATLFSPQAILGRAKPAESVCQRQLRRLGVRFDTPPPVVGPGSCGIASPVKVKSLSGGIDVVPDATLNCPMALAFAKWVKNELSGAARMRYLSGIKSIHQMSSYSCRTMNSKRGAKMSEHSKGNAIDIGKIKLNSGKTIVVKRPGFFAFREKGLLHKVRAQSCKYFTTVLGPGSDVHHRDHFHFDLRQRKTGYRHCDL, encoded by the coding sequence GTGTCATCCATTACACCGTTGAGTACGACACCAACTTCAGTACCACAATTGCCGCCCATGATTTCATCGTTGGATGGACCAACACCTGAGGGTCAAACTCAACCGGAACAGCGGAAAGAGGTGGCGACATTATTTTCACCGCAAGCCATACTTGGTCGTGCAAAACCAGCAGAATCTGTATGCCAGCGCCAATTAAGACGATTGGGTGTGCGTTTTGACACACCGCCTCCGGTAGTTGGACCGGGTTCTTGTGGTATTGCTAGTCCTGTGAAGGTTAAATCATTATCTGGTGGTATAGACGTTGTGCCTGATGCTACATTGAATTGCCCCATGGCCTTAGCGTTCGCAAAGTGGGTCAAGAACGAATTAAGTGGTGCTGCGCGCATGCGATACCTGTCAGGTATCAAAAGCATTCATCAAATGTCTTCCTACTCCTGTCGCACGATGAACTCAAAAAGAGGAGCTAAAATGTCTGAGCATTCCAAAGGGAATGCAATTGATATTGGAAAGATCAAACTCAACAGCGGTAAAACGATTGTTGTAAAGCGACCTGGTTTTTTTGCATTTCGGGAGAAAGGACTTTTGCACAAAGTCCGCGCTCAAAGTTGCAAATATTTTACGACCGTACTTGGCCCTGGAAGTGACGTGCACCACCGAGATCATTTTCATTTTGATCTAAGGCAACGCAAAACTGGGTATAGACATTGCGATCTTTAG
- a CDS encoding acyl-CoA thioesterase: protein MSKDDKPTGELTLRTLAMPGDANAAGDIFGGWVMAQMDLASGIRAAERAHGRVVTAAVKEMVFKKPVKIGDTLGIYIDIVKVGTTSMTLQVDAWVQRYLTDVMEKVTDAKIVMVALDENGSPKPIPAAE from the coding sequence ATGAGCAAAGACGACAAACCAACGGGTGAACTTACCCTTAGAACGCTGGCAATGCCCGGTGATGCTAATGCTGCCGGAGATATTTTCGGTGGTTGGGTGATGGCCCAAATGGATCTAGCCAGCGGTATTCGCGCAGCCGAACGAGCCCATGGACGCGTTGTAACAGCTGCAGTAAAAGAGATGGTATTTAAAAAGCCCGTGAAGATCGGCGATACTCTTGGCATCTACATCGATATTGTAAAAGTCGGGACAACATCGATGACACTTCAAGTCGATGCTTGGGTGCAACGATACCTCACAGATGTCATGGAAAAAGTCACGGATGCAAAAATTGTTATGGTTGCGCTGGACGAGAATGGTAGTCCAAAGCCAATTCCAGCAGCAGAATAA
- the dusA gene encoding tRNA dihydrouridine(20/20a) synthase DusA, which produces MTLYKDHIPKFAVAPMMDWTDKHCRFLHRQLSQHALLYTEMVVADAIIHGDQQRLLGYDDSEHPIAVQLGGSDPEKLKIAAKVCEEFGYDEINLNVGCPSDRVQSGTFGACLMREPELVASCVDAMKSVVGIPVTVKCRIGVDEQDEELALDELTSHVRGAGVDALWVHARKAWLDGLSPKENRDIPPLNYERVYRLKDKNADLFVGINGGIADLDTATAQMNYVDGVMLGRAAYHNSSLLADVDHLVYGLKPSQVDWIKVCDAMIDHAKKHMEQGGRLIHITRHMVGLFHGLPGARRYRQILSTDAVKNDASPDIIRKALAEVRLPLFESA; this is translated from the coding sequence ATGACGCTCTATAAAGATCATATCCCTAAGTTTGCCGTTGCTCCCATGATGGATTGGACAGACAAACATTGTCGGTTTCTTCATCGGCAATTGAGTCAGCATGCGCTGCTTTACACGGAAATGGTTGTTGCAGACGCGATTATCCACGGTGATCAGCAACGATTACTTGGTTATGATGATAGCGAGCACCCCATTGCTGTGCAGCTGGGAGGTTCAGACCCAGAGAAGCTGAAAATAGCTGCAAAAGTATGCGAAGAATTTGGGTATGATGAAATTAATCTAAATGTTGGTTGCCCGTCAGATAGGGTTCAATCAGGGACATTCGGTGCATGTTTGATGCGAGAGCCCGAACTTGTGGCCTCTTGTGTTGATGCAATGAAATCTGTTGTGGGTATTCCAGTGACAGTCAAATGCCGCATCGGTGTTGACGAGCAAGATGAAGAACTGGCGCTTGATGAACTGACATCGCATGTTCGTGGGGCGGGGGTGGATGCGTTGTGGGTCCATGCTCGAAAAGCATGGCTCGATGGATTATCTCCTAAGGAGAACCGAGATATTCCACCACTTAATTATGAACGTGTTTATCGCCTTAAAGATAAAAATGCTGACCTGTTTGTTGGTATTAATGGTGGCATTGCTGATTTAGATACCGCAACCGCCCAAATGAACTATGTGGATGGAGTTATGCTTGGTCGCGCGGCCTATCATAATTCCAGCTTGCTAGCTGATGTTGATCATTTGGTTTATGGGCTTAAGCCAAGTCAAGTAGATTGGATAAAGGTTTGCGATGCAATGATTGATCATGCTAAAAAGCATATGGAGCAGGGCGGAAGGCTTATCCATATCACGCGACATATGGTTGGATTGTTTCACGGATTGCCGGGTGCGCGGCGTTATCGGCAAATTCTTTCAACAGATGCTGTCAAAAATGATGCCTCGCCAGATATAATCAGAAAAGCACTTGCAGAGGTAAGACTTCCGCTATTTGAAAGTGCCTAA